Below is a window of Stappia sp. DNA.
CCGATGCGGGAACGATCATTGCCGTCTACTTCCCGCAGGAAATGGTGGCCTATGGCATTGCCGATCTGCCGCTGAAGAACCCCGATCCGTGGGTCGGCATGCGCGCCACCGATGACTTGATGCGCACCTCCGACGCGATCCGCGACAATCTCGCCGCACAGAATCTCGTCTACATCGGCACCTTCACGACCTCCGCCGTTCATATCGGCTGCAAGGACGTGACGATCCGCTCCGTCGACGACATCGACGGGCTGAAGGTGCGCGGCGTCGGGGCCTACGGCAAGACCTTCGCCGATCTCGGCGCCAACCTCGTGTCCATGTCGATCTACGATGCCTATCAGGGGCTCGACACGGGGCTGATCGACTGCTCGCAGGGCTATTCCTACGCGGTGGCCGCGCTGAAGCAGCAGGAGGTGATGACGAGCTACACGCGGCTGAACTGGGGGCAGGTCGGCGCGCTCGGCATCTTCATGAACAAGCAGGTCTACGACGCGCTGCCCGAGGCGCACAAGACCGCGCTCGCCGAGGCCGGCAAGGGCATGGCCGATGAGCTCGGCCGGCTGATCACCGCCGACAACGCGGCCGCCGTCGAGACGATGAAGGCGGCCGGCGTCGAGGTGCTCGACCTGCCCGACGCCGAGCGCGACAAGCTGGTCGCACGCGGCGAGGCCTACATCGAGGAGTGGACCGCGCAGGCCTCGGCCGCCGGTCTCGACGGCGCTGCGCTGCTCGCCGACTACCGTCGCCTGATCGCGGAATACACCGCCGAACGCGACGAAAAGGGCTATCCCTGGACGCGCGACTGAGCGCGCCTGCCGCGCGACCGGACCTCTCCTGGCGGGGCGGGCCGGTCGCGCGGCGCTTTGGATCTGCAAGACGCGGCGTGTGGCCGCGCGCTCGGGGAGACATGCGATGCTGCGCCGCATCGAACGGCTGTTGCTGGACATGGCCGCCATGTCCGTGGTGGGGCTGGGGCTCCTGATCACCGTCAGCGTGCTGTTGCGCGCATTTGCCAACTCCGGGGTGCCGGACACGGTGGTCATGGTCCGAGAACTGATGGTCGCGGCGATCGTTCTGCCGCTTGCCGCGGTGGCGGCCGCGCGGGCCAACATCGCGGTGGAATTCGTCGCCAACGCCCTGCCGCCGCGCCTGCGCGATGCGTTGGTGGTCTTCGGCTCGGTGGTCGGTCTGTTCGCCCTGGCGCCGCTGATCTGGGCCGGCTGGCGGGAACTGGCGCATACCGCGACCAGCGGCGCCTTCTTCTTCGGCGAGCTCAGCCTGCCGAAATGGCCGGGCCGGGCGATCTTTCTCTTCGGCATGATCGTGTGCTGGCTGCGGCTGCTGGTGATGGTGGTGAGCGATCTCGCGAAGATGGCGCGCGGCGAGCCGCTGATCGACGACCTGCCGCATCCGCCGGCCGAGGAGGCCTGAGCCATGGACGGAACCCTCGTCGGCCTCGTCGCCTTCGCCGCCGTGATCGGCCTGCTGGCGCTGCGCGTGCCGATCGCCTTCGCGCTTGCCAGTGTCGCGACCGTCGGCACCTTCGTGATCTTCGCCTTTCGCACCGGTGAATTCATGCCGGACCGGGCCTTCCGGCCGACCTCGTCGCTGGTCTTTTCCAATTCCTTCGACCTGATCCACAGCTACGATCTGTCGATGATCCCGCTCTTCGTCGCGCTGGGCCATATCGCCTATCGCGCCGACATCACCACGCGGATCTATCACGCCGCGCGGGTCTGGCTGGCGCGGGTGCCCGGCGGCGTCGCCATGGCGTCGGTGGTCGGCTGCGGCGGCTTTTCCGCGATCACCGGTTCCTCCATCGCCTGCGCCTCGACCATGGGGCGGATCTGCACGCCGGAAATGCTGTCGATGGGCTACGACAAGCGCCTCGCGACGGCGAGCGTGGCCGCCGGCGGCACGCTGGGGTCGCTGATCCCGCCCTCCGTGCTCTTCATCATCTACGGCATCTTCACCGAGACCTCGATCAGCAAGCTGTTCCTGGCCGGCATCCTGCCGGGGATCCTGTCGCTGCTCGGCTTCCTGCTGGTGATCTGGATCTGGGTGGCGCGCGATCCGGCCGCCGCCCCCGCCTTCGAGGGGCGGATCACGGGGCGCGAGCGGCTCAAGGCCGCGCTCGACAGCTGGCCGGCGGTCACGCTTTTCGTGATCATCGTCGGCGGCATCTACGGCGGCATCTTCACCGCCACCGAGGCGGCGGCGATCTGCGTCTCGGCGGCCGTCGCCATCGGCTTCGCGCAGCGCAAGCTGACCCTCAGGTCGCTGTGGGAGGCGATGCGCGAGACCTGTCTGCAGACCGCCAGCATCTTCCTGATCGCCGCCGCCGCCAAGATCTTCGTCGCCTTCATCGCGCTCACCGGGGTCGCGCCGGATGTCGTGGGCGCCGCCACGGACGCCGAACTTTCGCCGGTGGTGCTGATGCTGGCGATCGCCGCGATCTATCTGGTGCTCGGCATGTTCCTCGACCCCATCGGCATCATGGTGCTGACGCTGCCGCTGATGGTGCCGCTGGTGGAAAGCTACGGCTTCGACCTGATCTGGTTCGGCGTCGTCGTGATCAAGCTCTTGGAGATCGGCCTCATCACGCCGCCGGTCGGGCTCAATGTCTTCGTGATCGCCGGCGTGGTCGGCAAGCGCGTGCCCATCGACCGGATCTTCGCCGGCATCGTCCGGTTCCTGGGCGTCGATGTTCTGGTGCTTCTGCTGATCATGTCCTTCCCTGTATTGTCCCTGCTGATTCCGAATTCGATGTAAGCGCGCGGGACCGCGGGGAGAGACGGACATGAACGAGGGCAGGAGCCGGGAGACGGGGCCGCACGGCGACGATGACGCGGGCGCCGGGGAGCGCGGGGGCGAACAGGACCGGCGCTTCGCCACGACGCTGGCGCGGGGGTTGAGCGTGCTGCGCGCCTTCCGCCCCTCCGACGACGGGCTCGGCAACGCCGAGATCGCGGAGCGCACGGGGCTGCCGAAGTCCACCGTCTCGCGGCTGACCTTCACCCTGCAGTCGCTCGGCTACCTGACCCACGCGCGCCGCCGCGACCGTTATCGACCCGGCCCCGCGCTGCTGGCGCTCGGCAATGTGGCCGGCGCCTCCATCTCCTTCGTCGATCTCTCCAATCCGATCATGCAGCGGCTCGCCGACGAGACCGGCACGCTGGCGCTCCTGGCGGTGCGCGATCACGACAAGATGCTGCTGGTGAAGACCTGGCGGCCGCATGGCGTCTCCTCGATCTGGCTCGAGGTCGGCCATCGGCTGCCCTACAACGGGTCCTCCTCCGGCCATGCCATGCTCGCGGCCCTCAACGACAGGGCCTTCGCCGAGACGGTCGAGGCCGCCGACGGGCATCGCGGTCTGACGCGGCAGCGCGCCGAGACGATCCGTCAGGACGCCTACGGGCAACTCGTCGGCCAGGGCTTCGTGATCGTCGATGCCAGCGAGTATTTCGCCTCCACCATCCGCGCCGTGGCCGTGCCCTTTCACAGCCGCGACCTGAGCGAGCCGGTGATCTTCACCTGCGGCGCGATGCCCGCCGACCTGAGCGACGCGCGCATGCGCGACGAGGTGGGTCCGAAACTGCGCGCGGCCGTGCAGGAACTGGAACGCCGGATGGGGCAGGGCTCGGCCCTGGCGCAGCGGGATTAATTCCGCATATTGGAATATCATTTTTCATATTGAAATTATAACGGCGCGCCGCCTATAGTGGCGCCGGCCGCGCGGGAGAGCTGCGCGCCATAACTGCGCCCTGTGGCGCGCATGCACCGCCGGCGGGACCGGGGGCAGTCGGGGGAGAAACTCATGCGCGAGGCCGTCATCGTGTCGGTTGCCCGCACGCCGGTCGGCAAGGCCGGGCGGGGATCGCTCAACCTCACGCATGGCGCGGACATGGCCGGCCATGTGGCGGCGGAGGCCGTGCGTCGCGCCGGCATCGATCCGGCGCTCATCGAAGACAGCATCTTCGGCTGTGGCTATCCCGAATATGTCACCGGCGGCAACATCGCCCGCCAGGCGGTGATCCGCGCGGGCCTGCCCGTGTCGGTCGCCGGCACCACCGTGAACCGGTTCTGCGCCTCCGGCCTGCAGGCGATCGCCATGGGCGGCCATCTGATCGCCGCGGAAGGCGCCCGCGCCGTGCTCGTCGGCGGGGTGGAAAGCATCTCGCGCGTCCAGCCGCCGGTGCGCTCCGCGCGCAATCCCTGGATCGAGGCGGAAAAGCCCGAGCTCTATCTGTCGATGATCGAGACGGCCGACATCGTGGCCGAGCGCTACGGCGTGTCGCGCGCGGTGCAGGATGCCTTCGCGCTGGAAAGCCAGCGGCGCACGGCCGCCGCGCAGGCCGAAGGCCGGTTCGACGCGGAACTCGCGCCCATGCCGGTCGTCAAGGCAGTCACCGACAAGGCGAGCGGCGAGACAACCGAGGTCGAGGCGGTCTTCGCCCGGGACGAATGCAACCGCCCCGGCACCACCGTCGAGGGCCTTGAGAAGCTGGAGCCGGTGCGCGGACCCGGCACCTTCGTGACGGCCGGCAATGCCTCGCAACTGAGCGACGGCGCGGCGGCGCTGGTGATGATGGAAGCCGGCGAGGCCGCGCGGTGCGGGCTTGAGCCGCTCGGTGCCTTTCGCGGCTTCGCGGTCGCCGGCTGCGAGCCGGACGAGATGGGCATCGGCCCGGTCTTCGCCGTGCCCCGACTGCTCGAGCGCGCCGGGCTCGGCGTCGATGATATCGACCTGTGGGAGCTGAACGAGGCCTTCGCCAGCCAGGCCGTCTACTGCCGCGACCGGCTCGGGCTCGATCCCGACCGGCTCAACGTGAACGGCGGCGCCATCGCGCTCGGCCATCCCTTCGGCATGACCGGCGCGCGGCTCACCGGGCATCTTCTGATCGAGGGACGCCGCCGGCGGGTCAAGCGGGGCGTCGTCACCATGTGCATCGGCGGCGGCCAGGGCGCGGCCGGACTTTTCGAGATCTACTGAGGAGAAGCGGTCGTGGACCTGAGTTACACGCCAGAGCAACTGGCGTTTCGCGCCGAGGTGCGCGCGTTCCTGGCCGAGAAGCTGCCGCCGCGGCTCGCCGAAAAGGGCCGGCTCGGCAAGCGGCTGACCAAGGCCGATCACGAGGAATGGCACGCCATCCTCAACGCGCGCGGCTGGCTCGCCGGCAACTGGCCGGTCGAGTTCGGCGGCGCGGGCTGGAACGCGGTCGAGCGTCACATCTTCGAGGAGGAGACGACCCGGGCGCATGCGCCGAGGATCGTGCCCTTCGGCGTGGCGATGCTCGGACCGGTGCTTCAGAAGTTCGGTTCCAAAGAGCAGATCGAGCACTTCCTGCCGCGCATTCTCAACGGTGAGCACTGGTGGTGCCAGGGCTATTCGGAGCCGGGCGCGGGCTCCGATCTCGCCTCGGTGAAGACCACGGCCGTGCGCGATGGCGACAGCTACATCGTCAACGGGCAGAAGACCTGGACGACGCTCGGCCAGCACGCCAACTGGATCTTCTGCCTCGTGCGCACCTCCACCGAGGGCAAGCCGCAGGAGGGGATCAGCTTCCTTCTGATCGACATGGAAACGCCGGGCGTCACCGTGCGCCCCATCGTGCTGCTCGACGGCGAGCCGGAGGTGAACGAGGTCTTCTTCGACGATGTCCGAGTGCCGGCGGAGAACCTTGTCGGCGAGGAGAACAAGGGCTGGACCTACGCCAAGTATCTGCTCACCCACGAGCGCACCAACATCGCCGGCGTCGGCTTCGCCAATGCGGCGCTGGAAAATCTCGCCCGCATCGCCGCGCTGGAATGCGCCGGCGGGCGGCCGCTCGCCGAGGAGCCCCTGTTCGCCGCGAAGATGGCGGAACTGGAAATCCAGCTGATGGCGATGGCGACCACCAATCTGCGCGTGATCGCGCGCGCGGCGGCCGGTCAGGCGCCCGGCGCGGAAAGCTCGATGCTGAAGATCAAGGGCACCGTGATCCGCCAGGAGATCAACGCGCTCACCCGCACCGCCGTCGGTCCCTATGCCGCGCCGTTTCCGTCCGAACTGCTGGACGAGGGCGCCAACGCGGAGCCGGTCGGGCCGGACTACGCCCTGCCGGCGACGCGGCAGTATTTCAACAATCGCAAGCTGTCGATCTACGGCGGATCCAACGAGGTCCAACGCGCGATCATCGGCAAGGCGCTCCTGGATCTGTGAGGACGGCCCCGTGAATTTCGAGTTGAGCGACGAACGCCGGATGCTGCGCGACGCCCTTGAGCGGTTTCTGCGCGACACCTGCACCCCGACCGCCCGCGCCGCGGCGGAGCAGACGGAAACCGGCTTTTCCCCCGAAATCTGGGCCGGTCTCGCCGAGA
It encodes the following:
- a CDS encoding IclR family transcriptional regulator, with the protein product MNEGRSRETGPHGDDDAGAGERGGEQDRRFATTLARGLSVLRAFRPSDDGLGNAEIAERTGLPKSTVSRLTFTLQSLGYLTHARRRDRYRPGPALLALGNVAGASISFVDLSNPIMQRLADETGTLALLAVRDHDKMLLVKTWRPHGVSSIWLEVGHRLPYNGSSSGHAMLAALNDRAFAETVEAADGHRGLTRQRAETIRQDAYGQLVGQGFVIVDASEYFASTIRAVAVPFHSRDLSEPVIFTCGAMPADLSDARMRDEVGPKLRAAVQELERRMGQGSALAQRD
- a CDS encoding TRAP transporter small permease subunit, giving the protein MLRRIERLLLDMAAMSVVGLGLLITVSVLLRAFANSGVPDTVVMVRELMVAAIVLPLAAVAAARANIAVEFVANALPPRLRDALVVFGSVVGLFALAPLIWAGWRELAHTATSGAFFFGELSLPKWPGRAIFLFGMIVCWLRLLVMVVSDLAKMARGEPLIDDLPHPPAEEA
- a CDS encoding C4-dicarboxylate TRAP transporter substrate-binding protein translates to MRKVTSAVLAGAAVIAMAAQPALAATSLFFGEAGPNRGARAAALNWFAEDVATRTGGDLTFDIQWGGALFKAGAAAKSIADGVADAGTIIAVYFPQEMVAYGIADLPLKNPDPWVGMRATDDLMRTSDAIRDNLAAQNLVYIGTFTTSAVHIGCKDVTIRSVDDIDGLKVRGVGAYGKTFADLGANLVSMSIYDAYQGLDTGLIDCSQGYSYAVAALKQQEVMTSYTRLNWGQVGALGIFMNKQVYDALPEAHKTALAEAGKGMADELGRLITADNAAAVETMKAAGVEVLDLPDAERDKLVARGEAYIEEWTAQASAAGLDGAALLADYRRLIAEYTAERDEKGYPWTRD
- a CDS encoding acyl-CoA dehydrogenase family protein, whose amino-acid sequence is MDLSYTPEQLAFRAEVRAFLAEKLPPRLAEKGRLGKRLTKADHEEWHAILNARGWLAGNWPVEFGGAGWNAVERHIFEEETTRAHAPRIVPFGVAMLGPVLQKFGSKEQIEHFLPRILNGEHWWCQGYSEPGAGSDLASVKTTAVRDGDSYIVNGQKTWTTLGQHANWIFCLVRTSTEGKPQEGISFLLIDMETPGVTVRPIVLLDGEPEVNEVFFDDVRVPAENLVGEENKGWTYAKYLLTHERTNIAGVGFANAALENLARIAALECAGGRPLAEEPLFAAKMAELEIQLMAMATTNLRVIARAAAGQAPGAESSMLKIKGTVIRQEINALTRTAVGPYAAPFPSELLDEGANAEPVGPDYALPATRQYFNNRKLSIYGGSNEVQRAIIGKALLDL
- a CDS encoding TRAP transporter large permease, which codes for MDGTLVGLVAFAAVIGLLALRVPIAFALASVATVGTFVIFAFRTGEFMPDRAFRPTSSLVFSNSFDLIHSYDLSMIPLFVALGHIAYRADITTRIYHAARVWLARVPGGVAMASVVGCGGFSAITGSSIACASTMGRICTPEMLSMGYDKRLATASVAAGGTLGSLIPPSVLFIIYGIFTETSISKLFLAGILPGILSLLGFLLVIWIWVARDPAAAPAFEGRITGRERLKAALDSWPAVTLFVIIVGGIYGGIFTATEAAAICVSAAVAIGFAQRKLTLRSLWEAMRETCLQTASIFLIAAAAKIFVAFIALTGVAPDVVGAATDAELSPVVLMLAIAAIYLVLGMFLDPIGIMVLTLPLMVPLVESYGFDLIWFGVVVIKLLEIGLITPPVGLNVFVIAGVVGKRVPIDRIFAGIVRFLGVDVLVLLLIMSFPVLSLLIPNSM
- a CDS encoding acetyl-CoA C-acyltransferase gives rise to the protein MREAVIVSVARTPVGKAGRGSLNLTHGADMAGHVAAEAVRRAGIDPALIEDSIFGCGYPEYVTGGNIARQAVIRAGLPVSVAGTTVNRFCASGLQAIAMGGHLIAAEGARAVLVGGVESISRVQPPVRSARNPWIEAEKPELYLSMIETADIVAERYGVSRAVQDAFALESQRRTAAAQAEGRFDAELAPMPVVKAVTDKASGETTEVEAVFARDECNRPGTTVEGLEKLEPVRGPGTFVTAGNASQLSDGAAALVMMEAGEAARCGLEPLGAFRGFAVAGCEPDEMGIGPVFAVPRLLERAGLGVDDIDLWELNEAFASQAVYCRDRLGLDPDRLNVNGGAIALGHPFGMTGARLTGHLLIEGRRRRVKRGVVTMCIGGGQGAAGLFEIY